GCTGGAGAAATAGGTTCTAGTTCAGTGACGATTCCGTCGATTTGCACCATTGCCCAGTGGAGAAGTTCATCCATCATCTGATCGGTGTGGTGGACTTGCTTAAGCAACAGCATATTGATATAATCTTGCTCCTCTGTGGTGAGGGTTTCGGAATTCTGAAGTTCTAAAAGTTGCTTGATGGAGTTGATTGGGGATTTCAGATCGTGGGTCAATACTGTGAAAATCCGATTTTTTTCCTTGTTGATTACTTGGAGTTTTTCGTTTTGCTCCAAGATTTTTTTCTGTTTTTCTAGGAGTAAAGCATTGAGTTGTTCTTTTTCTTTCAATCCTTTTCGATAAACAAACAGAGCAATTAATAAGGCGAGTAGGGCGAAAGAAAGGAAGTAGGTAGTTTTTTTACTGAGATTCGCTTCTTGCTCTTTCGCTAAAGCACTTTGCTCAAAAGTCTTCCGCTCCGCATCCGTCAATTGAAGCTGTAAATAGCTGATTTCAGAATTTTTGTTTTCGTCGTAAAGGCTATCCGCATATACCTTGTTTAGTCTGGCAAATTCCAACGCCTCGGCATACTGCCCGAGTTTTTCATGAGCCTCTGAGAGAAGTCGTGTAGCTCGTTCCTTGTCCCAATAAGCGCCCAGTTGTCTTGCGGTTTCGTAGGCTTCTTGTCCCAATTCAAGTGCCTTTTGGGGCTGTCCTTCTTTCAGTGCGATCCAGCCCAGTCCGGTATTTGTGAATGATTTTTCCCAGTTACTTAACTTTGGAAAGGAGTCTAGTACGTTTTGGAATAACTTTTTCGATTGATCAAGTTGGCCAAGATCTAAATAAACTTGAGCCGTTCTGTTCAGAAGCATGGCTCGCATCATCAATTCGGGATAACTTTTAAGGATTTGATATCCCTTTTCAAGGACCACCAAAGCCGAATCGTATTGCTTGAGCTCAGAGAGTGAAATCCCTAAGTTGAAGTGATTGGTTCCGAGAGCTGAGCTGTCTTTTCGTTCAGTATTGATTTGGATACATCGATTGAAGAACTCTGCTGCTTTGATGTAGTCATGCTGACTCAAATAGATCAATCCGCGGCCATTCATGGCGTAGACTTCCTGTGCGAGATTGCCAGCTTCCTGAGCGATTTCCAAGGCATTCGAATAGTCTTTGAGCGAGTTGGGATAGTTGCCTCTAACGTAATAAATCGCCCCAAATTGATTAGCAAGGACTGCCTGCTGCACGAGGCTTAGATTGGGTATTTCCTGTGCCTCTTGAAGATACGCCAGTGTGCTGTCTGAATTGACATATCGGAGATTAACTGCTCGTTGGATCAGCGTGTCAAAGATTGGGTCTCCAGTACTGTTTTGATTTTGAGCATAGCTTTTTGTGCTTGTCACCAAGAAGACAAGGGCTAAAAAAAATACTCTGGTAAAAATCAAGGTCAAGGTGTGAGCGCAATTAAGCCTTCAATATAAAACTTATCCTCAAAATCAAAAAAAAGTGTTCTTTATGAATTCCATAAAGAATTAGTAAGATTTAATTCATTTATAATTGATTTATTTTTAGTTAAATGAAGTTTGCTTAAGTCTTTTTCATACCTCCATCCCATTGAAAGGATTAAACCGTCTTCTTCCTACACCCATGGCCACGGCTCGGCAGACGGTTTTATCGCCGTACTTCACATTCAGTTTGTCGAGGGCTTGATAGAGGTTGATTTGCTCTTGGCTGTCTTCGAAGAGCTTGATTTGATAGTTGCCATAGACTAGGCTGCTGAAGCGCACGCCGATCAGACGGATGAGGAGTCGTCGGCTGTAGAGCTTGCGAAAGAGCTCCTTCACCACGGGCAGGAGCGTGTGGTCTGCCGAGGTGTAGGGGATTCGTTGCTGCATGGTATGCGTTTCAAAATCCGAGTAGCGAATCTTCACACTCACACAGGCCGTGAGTTGGCCTTTTTGCCGGAGTTTGGAGGCGAGTTGCTCAGTCATGGCGATCATCGTGGCTTCGAGTAGCTTGACGTCAATTGTGTCCTCTTCGAAGGTGTTTTCGGAGGAGACAGACTTGGCCTCGGAGTAGGGGACCACTGGAGATCGGTCGATGCCATTGGCTTTTTCCCAGATCATTTTTCCGTTTTTACCAAAAGTTGCCTCCAAAAGCTGAGCAGGCATCTGCTGAAGCGTATGGACTTTTTTGACGCCCATGTTGTAGAGGGTTTGGGAGGTTTTCTCGCCAATCATGGGGATTTTGCGCACGGAGAGTGGAGCGAGAAATGGCTTCTCTTCACCCGATGGCACCTGTTTCTCATTGTTGGGTTTGGCTTCACCTGTGGCAACTTTGGAGACAGTCTTGTTTTCTGAGAGGCCCATGGAGATATTTAGTCCGCTCTCGCGGATGATGCGTTGCCGGAGTTCATGGGCAAGTTTGAAGCAGCCAAAGAAGCGATCCATACCCGTGAGGTCGATATAAAATTCGTCTATGGAAGACTTTTCAAAAAGTGGGACGGACTCCTTGATAATCTCAGTGACTTCATGGGATTTTTGGCTGTATTTCTCAAAATCCCCCCGTACGATCACCGCCTCGGGGCAGAGTTGCCGTGCGGTTCGCATGGGCATGGCCGAGTGCACGCCAAACTTGCGCGCCTCGTAGCTACAGGAGGCCACGACTCCCCGGTCACTCGACCCCCCGATCAGGATAGGTTTGCCATTCAATCGGCTATCAAAAAGCCGCTCTACCGACACAAAAAACGTGTCCAAATCCATATGCACAATACTTCGCTTCCCTTCCATGGCTTTTTGTCAATTATATTGTCATTTTAATGTTTATAATTTAATCAAAAAGTGTAGATTTGGATATGGGAAGTGGCGGAAGTTGTCGGGGTAAAAAAAGATATGCTTCGCGAGATAAGGAGATATGCAATGCGAGATAGGGTCTATTTGATGCAGTCATATCTTGAAAATAGCTGCGCAGCTGTCTTGAAAAATGAAGATATGCTTCGCGAGATAGTGACTATCTGACGAAGTTTTATCTTGAAAATATCTGCTTAGCTGTCTTGAAAAATAATTGTATAGTATTGATTTTTAATCTGTTATAGCTGTGAATGAAAAATCGAAGTATATCCCGCTCAAAGAATTGACGATCTATAAATTGGCAAGGGAATTATCCGCTAAGGCTTGGCTGATTTACGAGAGGTTGGGATATCATCAGCGTAAAACTTGGGGAGACCAAATGTTGGAGGCAATCGATTCTGTAGGGGCAAATATTGCGGAGGGGTATGCTAGATACCATTTTCTGGAGAGGATTAGATTTTATTATATCTCAAGAGCCTCACTATCTGAGGGTATGGATCACTGGATTGATCTTGGGTTTGAACGAGGAATCGTTGCAAAAGAAGAGCACCTAACGATGTTTTCGATCGCGAAAAATTTACAGATTAAATTAAATGGGCAGATAAAAACGACCTATGAGGCCAAGAAGGATTTAGGATAGTGTCAGACTATCTCGTGTAGCATATCTTCATTTTTATCTCGGCTTTAGCCATATCTTAAAAAAATATCTCTCACAGCGTATCTCCTCAAATATCTCAGCTTTAGCTATATCTTAAAATCTATCTCGCGCAGCATATCTCAAAAATATCAATGTCATTAAATAGCAACTTAAAATTCCTTCGAAAAAAAAGAGGCCTGACTCAGCAGGAACTGGCTGATAGTTTGAAGATTACCCGTTCCAAATTGGCGGGTTATGAACTCAACATTACGCCAACTTTGGATACTTTGGTTCGGATTGCAGCTTACTTCAATGTCTCTTTGGATATTTTGGTCAAAGAGAATCTGACAGCCTACTCTGAATACAAACTCCGCGAACTTCTTGAGACAGACCAGTTTCTCCGAGGACGAAAGCTTCGGATTCTCTCTACCACGGTAGATGCCGAAGGACGCGAACTGATCGAGGTAGTGTCCCAACGGGCGAAGGCCAGTTATCTGGCGGGTTTTGCCGATCCGGAGTTTATTTCCGAGTTGCCTAGATTTTCGCTTCCGTTTCTTCCCATGGATAAAAAGCATCGGGTTTTTCAGGTGGATGGGGATTCCATGCTGCCAATTCCTGACGGAGCTTGGATTGTGTGTGAATACGTGGATGACTGGATGGCGATCAAAGACGGAGAGCGATACGTGATCGTCACCGAGCAGGATGGGGTGACTTTCAAAATCGCCTACAATAAAATTAAATCAGAGCAGAAGTTATTGCTTTGCTCGGCTAATCCAATCTATGTTCCCTTCGAAGTCGATATTGAGCAGGTGAGGGAAGTGTGGCGGTATCGACTCGCTATGAGTTAATTAATAGCCAATTATCAATTCTTGAGCAGGAGTCTGCTTGATTAATAAGTTTGTTCATTTGAACTGAACACTGTTACTCTTTACTGAGATTATCTACTTATCCTCCAATTCCACGATCACTTCGATTTCGACAGCCATATTATTAGGCAGGGCCGCTACCCCTATGGCAGAGCGAGCGTGTTTTCCTTTTTCTCCAAAAACTTCCACCATCAAATCTGAAAACCCATTAATCACGGCAGGATGTGCAGTGAAATCTGGAGCGGAATTGACCATTCCCAAGACTTTAACAAATTGCTTGATTCGGCTTAGATCTCCTGTGGCAGCTTTGAGGACCGCGATGATTTCCAGCCCGGTAAGCCTTGCAGCTTCATAGCCTTGTTCTTTGCTTAAGTCTTCTCCTACTTTACCAAACATATCCGGCCCATTTCCTGCCAAAAATAACAAGTTGCCTACCTGCCTCCATTTCACATAATTGGCTAAAGGCTGGCTTACTTCTGGAATTTCCAATCCAAGTTGTTTGAGTTTTTCTTCTGGAGTCTGTGCAAATGATGACCAGCTCAAGCAAATTGAAAATAAGAAGACTAAAAGAACTTTGATGTTTTTCATTTGGACTTGTTTTTTATTCTAAGCTAATGGATTCCTATAAATAATTCGGCTTTTTCTGAATCATCCTGGTCATAAAATCAGTGCTTGAATTGGCTGTGTTGGATTATTAGAAAATAGGGCCATTATGCCATTTTTTAAATTCTAATTCATCAAAAAGCTAATTCTTGTCATCTTATTCGCTGATCTATAGCACGAAATAATCTATTGTAATTAAGGAACTTAGTCAAGTACAAAATCCTCATAGCCATGAAAACGATTGTTGTTCCTTTTGACTTTTCTCCCTACTCACTTGCTGCACTAAAGACTGCTCAGCGGATCAGTGTAAAGAATCATGCAAAGGTTATTTGCGTGACGGTTATTCCATCTGAATTAGACTGGGATTTGCTTTCTGAAGAAGCCAAACTCAAGCATCAAGAGTTGATTGATGAGCGGGAAGAGGCCTTACAAGTATTGCCAGATTATATTCGACAAGTGGCCCCAGCTAAGGCTCCCATTGATTTGGTGGTCAAAATCGGTGTCCCTAGCGAGCAAATTCTCAGAGTTGCTGAACAAAATCAGGCAGATCTGATCCTGATTGGTGCCTATGGAAAAGGGTTTAAAGATGGAAACTTCCTTGGTTCTAACCTGCAAAAAGTATTGCGAAATTCTTGTTGCGCAGTACTCGCAGTCAAGGAAGCCTTAGATGGCAATGCTTTCCGAAAAATTGCCTTTGCGACTGTTTTTAATCCCTCAGGTAAAGAGGCTTTTGAGAAAATCCTACCCCTAGCTAAAGCATTTAAATCCTCCATTCATTTGTTATTTGTCAATACACCCGAACACTTTACCAACTCGGCTGTATCCGATGCGCAAATGGCAGAATTTATAAAAGGCAACGAACAGTTTGTGATTCATAAGCAAGTTTACAATCACAAAGAAGCTGAACAGGGGATCATGGAGTTTTGTGAAAAAGAAGGGATCAAATTGGTAGGCTTAGTTTCGGGAAATAGAAAACATGCCTCCTCTTATGTCATCGGGACTACCGAGACCTTGATTTATAAATCTGACTTGGGAGTGTTGAGCTTGAATAAATAAAGGCTTACCAGAATCGGAATCGTTTCTCGTAGATTCTGTTTCTGAAAATCCAGTTGTCCAGAATGTCTTCCGAAAGGTAGATCTCCAGCCCGACATTAAAGGTTAAATATCCGTCGTATCGGTGTTGGAGGCCAGATCCACGTCGGATTCTGCCATTATTTTGAAGGATTTTCTGGACATCTGGCATACCGTTTTCATCCATGAAATTTGGATTTCGGATCGCTAGACGAAGGCGGTCAGGATTGGCACCGGTCACGTAATCATCGACTAGGTCTAAGTAAAATTCCTTCACATTGTAGGCCGAGATATCATCCATGTAGTCGGTTAATGTGTATCGGTAATTTCCCTCAAATTTCAAGTCCATGTACACATTTAGCTTGTACTTGAAACCAAGTCCCATCGGAAATACGATGATGTATTTTTCGTAGGGGTTATTCTCGAGTTGAAGTGGGCGAAGATCTACCCATCGACCGTCAAGTTGAGCTTGAGGATTATTCGTAGACATACCTAACCCAGCAAAAATATAGGGGTTCCAAAGGTGACGAGTGATGTTGTTAAGTTTTACCGGGTGAAAATAATATTCAATGATCCCAGCGGCTTCCCAGTTTTTTGCCTGAAAAGAAAGATTCCGAGGTGTTCGATAGGCTCGTGGATCAGATGGAGGATCAGATCCCGACATCTTGTAATAGGTGCCTTGCACCCGGGCTCTCATGTGAGTGCCGAAGGTGTAATTCACTGCGAAATTGGCATTCCAGTCGGGTTGTACCCCTTCATTGTATTTCCAAAATGAATACAATTCGCCAAAATATTGGGTTGGGCCTATACTGGCCGAAATGGACCATGGCTCCTCAAAACGGTAACGATAGAAGCTCTGGGAATGTGCATTCCAAGAAATCAAAAACACCAACACTACCAGTAATCGTCTCATTTCTATCCTTTTCGGAAAAAATCTTACTCTAAATTTAGTCAAATATTAGGTGTTTTTGGCAGATTTTCAAATCCTGTGCGAAGGTGTAAGTCTCGCTGAGGAAATGGGATCTCAATATTTTCCTCAGCAAACCTCCTGAAAATCTCATAATACAGTTCACTTCGGAGCACTTTTGGTTTGTTGACATACGAGGTTGTCCAGACTCTTAGATTGAAATTGATGCTATTGTCTCCATAGCTGTCAAACAGCACATCGCTTTCGGGACTTCTTAATACTCCTGGATTTGAATTTGCTACTTCGAGTAAAATCCGCTTTACTTTTTCTGGGTTTTCTTTGTAGGAAACACCGACAGGAAAGTTAAACCGAATCCGATGTTCATTATGCGACCAATTGATCACTTCACTGTCGATAAACTTACTGTTCGGGACAATGATGCTGATATTATCGTTGGTAATAATGGTGGTGGCCCGTGAGGATATTTTTACCACATCGCCATTTACTTCACCAACTTCTATTCGATCGCCTACTTTGATGGGTTGCTCAAATAGGATGATCAAACCCGAAATAAAGTTGTTGGTGATGTTTTGAAGTCCAAAACCTATCCCAACACCTATGGCACCTGCAAGGACTCCAAAAGCACTTAGGTCGATGCCATTGGTCTGAAGGATGGAAAAGATTCCGGCTAACACCAAAATATATTTCACGATGGTGCCAATTGACTCTCTTGTACCAATAGCAATGTCTCGTTTGGTCAAGATTTTATTGACCAAAATTCTTCTGATCCATTCAGAACCCACAAAAAGTACCGTAAACGAAATCGCTAAGGTAAGTAGGAGTGCAAGGGTTAACTTGGAGTCACCAAGTTTAAGCAAAGGCTGATTGATTAACTTTTCCAGCCATTCCAGAAAATCAGTTGGGTTTTCCATGTGGTAGTTTACTTTTCAAGTAAGAGGCGGAATTAAAGTGTTAAAACTAAATAGAAAATCTGCCAATTTGAAATTTTATTTCACTCTGTAATTAAAATCAATAGATAATATGGTTTGAAATCTTATCCAAGTTCGGTTTTAAAACAATTGATTGAATTTCTTTAATTTTGAGGTATGAGTAAGCAACGAGAAGAATTAGAACATCGGCTCAGACTTCGAAATATCAAACTTTCGGATTATGAAGATATCCGCGAGATCATGGTTTCGATCTACAAAAATCAAGGTGGAGCATGGACCAAGGCCGAACTTAAAAATCAGCTTAAGGCGTTTCCTGAAGGCCAGATTTGTATCGAGGATAACGGCAAAGTTATCGCTGCAGCATTGAGTATCATTGTAGATTATGCCAAGTTTGGAGATAATCATACTTATGATGAAATCACCGGATATGGAAAGTTTGATACCCATGATCCAGATGGAGATACGCTTTATGGGACGGATATTTTTGTTCATTCCGAATACCGAGGAATGCGTCTAGGTCGTCGTTTGTACGATGCTCGAAAAGAACTCTGTGAAAATCTAAACTTGCGTTCAATTATCGCTGGAGGAAGGATTCCTGGATACTTCAAGTATGCAGATGAGATGACTCCTAGGAAATACATCGACTTTGTAAAGAATCGAGAAATCTTTGATCCCGTATTGTCTTTTCAGCTCGCGAATGAATTTCACGTTCGAAAGGTCATCACCAAGTATTTGCCGGAAGACACGGATTCTCGGGCTTATGCTACCCTTTTGGAGTGGATCAATATCTATTACGAAAAGGATGAAAAACTCATCGGGAACAAAAAATCAATTGTTCGTCTTGGGCTTGTCCAATGGAAAATGAGAAGATTTTCCAATGTGGACGATTTGATGCAACAGGTGGAGTTTTTCGTGGATACGGTCTCCGGGTATAAGTCCGATTTTTGCCTTCTTCCTGAGTTTTTCAATGCACCGATGCTGGCGGAATTTAATGATATGGATGCCTCTGAGGCCATCCGGAATCTAGCTGACTATACCAATGAAATCGTCTCTCGGATGAGTGAGCTCGCAGTTTCATATAACGTGAATATCATTGCCGGATCCATGCCTGAATATGACGGTAAAAAACTGCGAAACGTATCCTATCTCTGCCGAAGAGATGGAACCATGGACAAGCAATACAAACTACACATCACTCCAGATGAACAGGCGTATTGGGGCCTTCAAGGAGGAAATGGAATCAATGTATTTGATACAGACGCTGGTCGTATCGGAATTTTGATTTGTTATGATGTGGAATTCCCTGAACTCGGGCGAATTCTCGCAGAACAAGAAATGGATATTCTTTTCGTGCCCTTCTGGACGGATACCAAAAATGCATTCCTTCGGGTCAATACCTGTGCAAAAGCTCGGGCAATCGAAAATGAATGTTATGTAGCAATTACCGGTTCGGTAGGTAACCTTCCTAAAGTTGAAAACATGGATATTCAATATTCACAGGCAGCTATTTTCTCTCCTTCGGATTTTTCATTTCCACATGATGCTACAGTTGCAATGGCATCCGAAAATGCAGAAACAACCATCGTGGCCGATGTGGATTTAGACCTATTAACCAAACAGCGAAAGGCGGGAAGTGTCCGGAATCTCGAACAACGACGCCTTGATCTCTATTCAA
Above is a window of Algoriphagus sanaruensis DNA encoding:
- a CDS encoding tetratricopeptide repeat-containing sensor histidine kinase, with the translated sequence MTSTKSYAQNQNSTGDPIFDTLIQRAVNLRYVNSDSTLAYLQEAQEIPNLSLVQQAVLANQFGAIYYVRGNYPNSLKDYSNALEIAQEAGNLAQEVYAMNGRGLIYLSQHDYIKAAEFFNRCIQINTERKDSSALGTNHFNLGISLSELKQYDSALVVLEKGYQILKSYPELMMRAMLLNRTAQVYLDLGQLDQSKKLFQNVLDSFPKLSNWEKSFTNTGLGWIALKEGQPQKALELGQEAYETARQLGAYWDKERATRLLSEAHEKLGQYAEALEFARLNKVYADSLYDENKNSEISYLQLQLTDAERKTFEQSALAKEQEANLSKKTTYFLSFALLALLIALFVYRKGLKEKEQLNALLLEKQKKILEQNEKLQVINKEKNRIFTVLTHDLKSPINSIKQLLELQNSETLTTEEQDYINMLLLKQVHHTDQMMDELLHWAMVQIDGIVTELEPISPAKVIKEVMAQNEFPAMKKGIKLELLTQNNDLQILADKTQLKIILQNCLHNAIKFSNQGGKIIFEVIDHGPNACLCIRDNGVGMSKEKVEEILQKDQRVSSTPGTTQERGTGLGMLLVKQFLERNNATLAIDSELGKGTSLILNFQKAIK
- the dinB gene encoding DNA polymerase IV; the encoded protein is MEGKRSIVHMDLDTFFVSVERLFDSRLNGKPILIGGSSDRGVVASCSYEARKFGVHSAMPMRTARQLCPEAVIVRGDFEKYSQKSHEVTEIIKESVPLFEKSSIDEFYIDLTGMDRFFGCFKLAHELRQRIIRESGLNISMGLSENKTVSKVATGEAKPNNEKQVPSGEEKPFLAPLSVRKIPMIGEKTSQTLYNMGVKKVHTLQQMPAQLLEATFGKNGKMIWEKANGIDRSPVVPYSEAKSVSSENTFEEDTIDVKLLEATMIAMTEQLASKLRQKGQLTACVSVKIRYSDFETHTMQQRIPYTSADHTLLPVVKELFRKLYSRRLLIRLIGVRFSSLVYGNYQIKLFEDSQEQINLYQALDKLNVKYGDKTVCRAVAMGVGRRRFNPFNGMEV
- a CDS encoding four helix bundle protein, which produces MNEKSKYIPLKELTIYKLARELSAKAWLIYERLGYHQRKTWGDQMLEAIDSVGANIAEGYARYHFLERIRFYYISRASLSEGMDHWIDLGFERGIVAKEEHLTMFSIAKNLQIKLNGQIKTTYEAKKDLG
- a CDS encoding XRE family transcriptional regulator, with product MSLNSNLKFLRKKRGLTQQELADSLKITRSKLAGYELNITPTLDTLVRIAAYFNVSLDILVKENLTAYSEYKLRELLETDQFLRGRKLRILSTTVDAEGRELIEVVSQRAKASYLAGFADPEFISELPRFSLPFLPMDKKHRVFQVDGDSMLPIPDGAWIVCEYVDDWMAIKDGERYVIVTEQDGVTFKIAYNKIKSEQKLLLCSANPIYVPFEVDIEQVREVWRYRLAMS
- a CDS encoding RidA family protein, producing MKNIKVLLVFLFSICLSWSSFAQTPEEKLKQLGLEIPEVSQPLANYVKWRQVGNLLFLAGNGPDMFGKVGEDLSKEQGYEAARLTGLEIIAVLKAATGDLSRIKQFVKVLGMVNSAPDFTAHPAVINGFSDLMVEVFGEKGKHARSAIGVAALPNNMAVEIEVIVELEDK
- a CDS encoding universal stress protein, whose amino-acid sequence is MKTIVVPFDFSPYSLAALKTAQRISVKNHAKVICVTVIPSELDWDLLSEEAKLKHQELIDEREEALQVLPDYIRQVAPAKAPIDLVVKIGVPSEQILRVAEQNQADLILIGAYGKGFKDGNFLGSNLQKVLRNSCCAVLAVKEALDGNAFRKIAFATVFNPSGKEAFEKILPLAKAFKSSIHLLFVNTPEHFTNSAVSDAQMAEFIKGNEQFVIHKQVYNHKEAEQGIMEFCEKEGIKLVGLVSGNRKHASSYVIGTTETLIYKSDLGVLSLNK
- a CDS encoding DUF6089 family protein; this encodes MRRLLVVLVFLISWNAHSQSFYRYRFEEPWSISASIGPTQYFGELYSFWKYNEGVQPDWNANFAVNYTFGTHMRARVQGTYYKMSGSDPPSDPRAYRTPRNLSFQAKNWEAAGIIEYYFHPVKLNNITRHLWNPYIFAGLGMSTNNPQAQLDGRWVDLRPLQLENNPYEKYIIVFPMGLGFKYKLNVYMDLKFEGNYRYTLTDYMDDISAYNVKEFYLDLVDDYVTGANPDRLRLAIRNPNFMDENGMPDVQKILQNNGRIRRGSGLQHRYDGYLTFNVGLEIYLSEDILDNWIFRNRIYEKRFRFW
- a CDS encoding mechanosensitive ion channel family protein — protein: MENPTDFLEWLEKLINQPLLKLGDSKLTLALLLTLAISFTVLFVGSEWIRRILVNKILTKRDIAIGTRESIGTIVKYILVLAGIFSILQTNGIDLSAFGVLAGAIGVGIGFGLQNITNNFISGLIILFEQPIKVGDRIEVGEVNGDVVKISSRATTIITNDNISIIVPNSKFIDSEVINWSHNEHRIRFNFPVGVSYKENPEKVKRILLEVANSNPGVLRSPESDVLFDSYGDNSINFNLRVWTTSYVNKPKVLRSELYYEIFRRFAEENIEIPFPQRDLHLRTGFENLPKTPNI
- a CDS encoding bifunctional GNAT family N-acetyltransferase/carbon-nitrogen hydrolase family protein, which codes for MSKQREELEHRLRLRNIKLSDYEDIREIMVSIYKNQGGAWTKAELKNQLKAFPEGQICIEDNGKVIAAALSIIVDYAKFGDNHTYDEITGYGKFDTHDPDGDTLYGTDIFVHSEYRGMRLGRRLYDARKELCENLNLRSIIAGGRIPGYFKYADEMTPRKYIDFVKNREIFDPVLSFQLANEFHVRKVITKYLPEDTDSRAYATLLEWINIYYEKDEKLIGNKKSIVRLGLVQWKMRRFSNVDDLMQQVEFFVDTVSGYKSDFCLLPEFFNAPMLAEFNDMDASEAIRNLADYTNEIVSRMSELAVSYNVNIIAGSMPEYDGKKLRNVSYLCRRDGTMDKQYKLHITPDEQAYWGLQGGNGINVFDTDAGRIGILICYDVEFPELGRILAEQEMDILFVPFWTDTKNAFLRVNTCAKARAIENECYVAITGSVGNLPKVENMDIQYSQAAIFSPSDFSFPHDATVAMASENAETTIVADVDLDLLTKQRKAGSVRNLEQRRLDLYSIQWKQKK